From a region of the Vicingus serpentipes genome:
- the recO gene encoding DNA repair protein RecO has translation MLHTTNGVVLNYFKYSENSVIAKIYTRKFGIQSYILKGLGNKKTKMQKAFLQPLSLVEITAYHKENKGLQSLNNIKSGVLFQSIPFNIYKSSTAFFLAECLSKLIKEEESNPEMFDFIYHAIEFFDLSENNNSNFHLIFLLQFTKYLGIYPQGILDENAVFFDLYEGVFKVLKPQHVYFCSVEESSFIRQLLNFNFNEEERIIITNETRKKLLTDVIEYFSLHSFNLKNIKSREVFIEVFS, from the coding sequence ATGCTACACACAACAAACGGTGTTGTTCTTAATTATTTTAAATACTCAGAAAATAGTGTAATTGCTAAAATTTACACTAGAAAATTTGGAATACAATCCTATATTCTTAAAGGCTTAGGGAACAAAAAGACTAAAATGCAAAAAGCATTTTTGCAGCCGCTCTCTTTAGTTGAAATAACGGCATACCATAAAGAAAACAAGGGACTTCAAAGTCTAAATAATATTAAATCAGGAGTACTTTTCCAATCTATTCCTTTTAATATTTATAAGAGTTCGACGGCTTTTTTTTTAGCAGAATGCCTAAGCAAATTAATTAAGGAAGAAGAGTCAAACCCAGAAATGTTTGATTTTATTTATCACGCTATTGAATTTTTTGATTTATCAGAAAATAACAACAGTAATTTTCATTTAATATTTCTATTACAATTCACAAAATATTTAGGAATTTATCCTCAAGGAATTTTAGATGAAAACGCAGTATTTTTTGATTTATATGAAGGGGTGTTTAAAGTTCTAAAGCCACAGCATGTTTATTTTTGTTCTGTTGAAGAATCAAGTTTTATAAGGCAGTTATTAAATTTCAATTTTAACGAAGAAGAACGTATAATAATTACAAATGAAACAAGGAAAAAATTACTAACAGATGTTATAGAGTATTTTTCATTACATTCATTTAATTTAAAAAATATCAAATCTAGAGAAGTATTTATTGAGGTTTTTTCATAA